GTGCGCGCGGCCGCGCGACGCCTCGGGCGGCTGCCCGTCGTCCTGAGCGGCGGCTGCTTCCAGAACGCACGGCTCACGGAGGGCGTCGTGGCCGCGCTCACGCCGGATCTCGCCGTGCACGTGCACCGCGACGTCCCACCGGGTGACGGCGGCATCGCGCTCGGCCAGGCGCTCGTCGCCGACGCCGTCGCCCGCACCGCCGTCGCGGCGGGGAGGGCCGCCTGATGTGCCTCGGCGTCCCCGGCCGCGTCGTCGAGGTCGACGGCCTGCTCGCCGTCGTCGACTTCTGGGGCGTGCGGAAGGCGGTGCGTCTGGACGTCGTCGACGAGGCGGTGGTCCCCGGCGACTACGTGCTGAACCACGTCGGCTTCGCGATCCGCCGCATCTCGCCCGAGGACGTCGGCCAGACGCTGGCGCTCTACGAGACGCTCCTCGCCGACCCGGGTGCGGCCGACCCGATGGCGGCCGACGTGCGCGGCGAGCTCGGCGGCACGGGAAGGGTGCGTCGTGAGTAGTCCCGCGCGCGCGCTCGAGTTCCGCGATCCGGCGCAGGGGCGTGCGCTCGTCGCGACGCTCGCGCGCCTCACGCGCGAGATCGGGCGCGACCCGGTCTCCGTCATGCACGTCTGCGGCAGCCACGAGCAGGCGA
The Candidatus Eisenbacteria bacterium DNA segment above includes these coding regions:
- a CDS encoding HypC/HybG/HupF family hydrogenase formation chaperone, whose amino-acid sequence is MCLGVPGRVVEVDGLLAVVDFWGVRKAVRLDVVDEAVVPGDYVLNHVGFAIRRISPEDVGQTLALYETLLADPGAADPMAADVRGELGGTGRVRRE